CCATGATTCATGTCTGTGGTTTGTTGATGACAGTGTTCTTGTTTAACTTTTAGCTGTAGGATTAATGGAGGGTGGGGTCAAAGCTTTTCCCTGTTATGCTCTTTATTCCTTCATTTAGTAGTTTGCCGAGAttgatttgaaagaaaaaaaaaatagtttgctGAGGTGATCTCAGTCTttgcttctcttttttttttttttttttttcatttcgcatctaatttaaaagattaagcgTGATGAAAGTTTTTGCTAAgatcttttgaaaaaaatacggagatttttttgaataaaatttttgaaaatcttTAAGATTATCTAATTTTGATTTACAAAATTAGTGAATTAAGAAggttgatttaaaaatatttaaacattGTAGAAGAATTTTGTTTCTCCTATATAATTGAAAAGTATGATGCTTTAAAAAAACTTTGGCATTTAGCTACTAGTCAgttgaattatttatttattttattgtggTTTGATTcctataaaattaagaaatcgaGTTCTAGGGTCAAAAGCAAAAGCGTGTGAAGTGGGTACCAAACCCTACTGCACCTCAGTGCGTGCTGTTATTATTATTGACATAGGCAGGAATTTTCCCTACCAAAACTTGAAAGAAGAAAAGCTTCAATCACTGCGAAACATGCGGCTATTTGATGCAAAATACACATCTCCCAACTCCCCCATGCAACATCAAAaaaccctttttattttttcacatttataataatcactccatttttttttttaataattattctcTAATTTACGTATGTCTCTCTCTCCCATATTTGTTCTACACTTCCTTTTTCCCTGTATTCATACTCAAGATCAAGATTCAGCAAAAGAGAATTTGGTTCTTGAAGTATGATTGCTGCAAACAAAcacttttacttatttgttaatCTTTTGCTCTTGCCTTTTACTGAGTAGGTTTAAAATTGAAAGGGAAGCcatcaattataatttattcattattcCATTACATTTACCTTTTGTTAAAGTGTGTTAGCTGGCTAGACGTCTGTCTGATCCTAAGTATCATTTTTTGGTATAAATCTAATGCTGTTCTCTTATGAATATTTTTACCATCACATATCCTTTCCAACCCAAAAGTTAATTAAAGGGTTACAATACAATTTGAACTACTCAAAAGTTACTATTTCTATAGGCTGCAATTTACTCGATAAAatatcagttgggtggttgggCATTGCCTTTTTTTGCACTAGGAGGTAGCATATCTGAAATGATTATAGGATCTTCTTTTCATCCCATCtctctttctttgtttgttACCTTCCTTTAGTAAAGAAATAATTGAAGTTAGACAATTGTGAACTTcacttcttcatcttcttgcctCTTAATTTCATCCCAGCTGCCTATATTTTCATCTATTCCCCCTACCCTTCTTTGCAAATAAGTTAAGGGCTTACTTGTTCTGATTATTCTTGTGTTGTTACTCTTGGTTCTAGTTTGTGTTTGATTCCAACAATTTTCAGGCAACGACCGATGAAGAAATCTCCGGTATATCCAAACTATGAAGGAAGTGATTATGGTGGCTATGAGTTTGATCCTCAAGTGGATTTCACACAGGTAAACCACCTGTATGCACTTTTAGTTCTATGGCTCTGTAGCTCTATGTTTTCCTTATCTGCCACCTTACTTTGACATTGTTAGAGGAGCTACAATATCTTCTAATAACAATGGATTAACATAGTAATCAGATGATGAATCAGTGCTGATAATTCTCTCTTTTTCAAGAATGAAAAAGTTCTTGTTTGTTGCATATGCTTGTGAACCATACTTTTCTCAGTTTTTTGATGTGATATGAAGACAGAAAATAGATGGTGTGGTGTACAATACTGCTGATTGATCTACAAAGCTAAACTAAGCTTGTCAGTATCTGTGAACTACTTTGATTTGAACTACTTTGATTTTGATGTTTCAATAGTGTTGTACAATTTAGTTGGAGGCATGTCCAAGTACCTGGAGTGTCTTCTACAAGCGAGTTAATTTTATGCTTTTGTGGCTTGCTCAGTTCTTGGAAGAAGCAAGGCAGCACGCAAGACAAATGAATCTACAGAACTCACAGTCAAATGCAGAAGAAGCTAGAAAAACAAGAACAGGaggagaagagaaaaagagCAAAAAGTCTTGGAAAAATTCTCTCCTCAAATGGTGGAAGTCTGACAATAAAAAGAAAACAGAACCTGCTAATAGCTCTCATATTTCAAACCCAAGAAAGGGTCATGTTTCTGGTCCAATATATGGGAGCGGCAGAGCCGTTGAACCGAAGCACCGGCGACAAACTTCTGGTCCACTAACCAACCTTTTCAACCCTACAAAGAGAACTGGGAATGAGATACCATACATGTGTCTTGATCAACTTAATAGTCCTCACGGTGTTAAAGCCTATGGACCTGTTTACTTGGTAACTTAGCCTTTCAGCAACAAAATCATGCAAGGGATCTCCAGTTTCCGCTGCTAAAATAAGTTGTTCTGGCGGAGAATGGGAAATTATCGCGGCAAGAAAGTGCATAAGATCGTTTGAATAGGCTGAAACCATCAGATTCTGATCAGCAGTAATGTGCACACAGTTGGATTATCTAATAGCAAGATCTTGCAGTGAAGATTATCTGTTCTTGTTGTTGTTCTTGTTTACTGAGTTACATGTATGTTCAGAATAACTATTATATGTAGTCTATTGAATTTTCAATCTCAAATCTCCGTTTTTCTTGGTGCATTTTTGTCTAAATTTGATTTCATTCCTTTTAAAAATGATGTAAGGGTGCTTATAGATACATCCTCTAGTATGATCATTTGTGAAGTAAATTAGGAGTAGTTTCACGAATAAATGTATGACAATATATTTGAATGCTCATTTGGTTATAGACATTATCGACCACCTGGATGCCGAAGTTGTCCTTCGGATGATCTCGTAGTCTCACGGGGTGGAGACAATGGGCGGGCCAGCCTATGAattttccttccttttatcgCATTTTGCTAAAGGCACCCATGTTTCAAGAATTTGCTTTCCTTCACTATATTATTCAAACATTGCCCTGGCTCTTGTGTAAATTCTCTGAAACAGGAGGAAAGTAGAGGAATCCGTCCTGCTTTAGGTTTATTGAGTGATGAAGAAGTTACTCTGTCAAAGATTGTTGATATTCTACCCATAACCACTTATAAATTAGTGGAGAGGAATCAACTACTATGGAAGAAGCTGCATCTCAGGCTTGACAAAGACATGCCCACTACTTCACTTGGGGTTATCTTTCTAGGAAAAGTAGGAAGTTGCACAGTAAGTTCAACTATGTGTTGACACTTCACATAGACACAAAGATTAATGGACAACTTGAATTTTGAGAATTTGGAAATTGTCACTGTTAACTTCCACCAAGCGTACCGAATCAATATAGTGAAAAGTgaatgaataatataaaaagagaacACATTACTAAAAAACATAAtattaaatagataaataatttataattgaataaattaaatataaacataaatagtaaaatataaaaagtgaaaaaaatatatacatacataaacaatTTCTCCTTGTAATTACAGGAAATAGTATCTTGGAGTTCATTTTGGACAAGTTTCTTGCCAAGCAAATTGAATGATAATACTTTGCTAGGGACACAGACTCACAGATTAAAAGGAATCAACGCAAAGACTTGCCAAAGTTTGCGAATGAACtaaaagaagatgatgaaagtAAAACTTACTGAAGTTCAGCAAATAAAACAAATTCAATTCATGGCATTTAAATGGATTAGCAGCTTTGTAACAGATGAATCAATATTTGAAACAAGAATGTAATGGAAATATATCTTCAGTAGCACAAGATGGATTGCTTCACATTCTTTTAACAGAAAACCTGCCAAGCCTAGCAGGCTAGTAGCTCTCTCCTCAGTTCTCAATTCTCAATTCTCACACAGTATATTCATTTCAAACATTTGTTCCTAATCCTCTGTTCCAAAACCATCGCTACCAGCAATATCTGACTTGATCATCTCAGACTTCTCAGTATTAAAATTCAGAAAACACTGAGCAAATCTAGAAGAGAGTTTATCTTTACCTCCAAAAGGGAGCAACAATTCTTAAGGATGATAATGAGAAGAGTTCAATTTCAGCAACTCCAATCAAACCAAGCCAATGTTGACGAGATGATGAAATATCTTCGGTCATCCATAAGCACTCGTTTGATTCTTTCTTTCAAGTTTACATATAAAATACATTTCTCCTCCTCACTGGTTAGACATCAACAGAGCTACTAGAACTACTAGGAGCCACCCTTTTTTCCCTGCTTAAAAGCCTCTTCAATGATCTTAGCCTTTGTGCAG
This sequence is a window from Manihot esculenta cultivar AM560-2 chromosome 4, M.esculenta_v8, whole genome shotgun sequence. Protein-coding genes within it:
- the LOC110613236 gene encoding uncharacterized protein LOC110613236; its protein translation is MKKSPVYPNYEGSDYGGYEFDPQVDFTQFLEEARQHARQMNLQNSQSNAEEARKTRTGGEEKKSKKSWKNSLLKWWKSDNKKKTEPANSSHISNPRKGHVSGPIYGSGRAVEPKHRRQTSGPLTNLFNPTKRTGNEIPYMCLDQLNSPHGVKAYGPVYLVT